The Flaviramulus sp. BrNp1-15 genome has a window encoding:
- a CDS encoding tryptophan 2,3-dioxygenase family protein, with translation MNSKITNQLKEKYEAIDQDVDAHLEGLLHSKPINYWDYIQTDALLNLQVQRTVFPDEKVFIMYHQISELLFKMILSEIEQVAKSDNLSAEIFTDKIMRVSRYFDVLTSSFSIMKDGMDIDQYNKFRTTLTPASGFQSAQYRKIEFASTELINLIDKRFRDTIDRNSSYEHAFEHLYWQAAGKDYKTGKKTYTLTAFEERYKEEFIRFTKFYQFNNLYSKFKSLPKEARENKELIDAMRHYDYTVNIKWVMAHYNTANHYLNIGGKTAEATGGSEWVKYMHPKYQKRIFFPDLWTEKEKQEWGTNIV, from the coding sequence TTGAACTCCAAAATAACCAACCAGCTCAAAGAAAAATACGAAGCCATAGACCAAGATGTCGATGCACATTTAGAAGGGTTATTACATAGTAAACCAATAAACTATTGGGATTATATTCAAACAGACGCTTTATTGAATCTTCAAGTGCAACGTACTGTTTTTCCAGATGAGAAGGTGTTTATAATGTATCATCAAATTTCGGAACTTCTGTTCAAAATGATTCTTAGTGAAATTGAACAAGTAGCTAAAAGCGATAATTTATCTGCTGAAATATTCACAGATAAAATAATGCGTGTTAGTCGTTATTTTGATGTGCTTACCTCCTCTTTCAGCATAATGAAAGACGGTATGGATATAGATCAATATAATAAATTTAGAACTACTCTAACTCCTGCTAGTGGTTTTCAAAGTGCCCAATACCGAAAAATAGAATTTGCATCAACAGAACTTATCAATTTAATAGATAAAAGATTTAGAGATACAATCGATAGAAATTCATCTTACGAACATGCTTTCGAACATTTGTATTGGCAAGCCGCAGGTAAAGATTATAAAACTGGTAAAAAAACCTATACATTAACAGCTTTTGAAGAGCGTTATAAAGAGGAATTTATTAGATTTACAAAGTTTTATCAGTTTAACAATTTGTACTCTAAATTTAAGTCGCTTCCTAAGGAAGCCAGAGAAAACAAAGAACTAATTGATGCCATGCGACATTATGATTACACAGTTAATATTAAATGGGTCATGGCGCATTACAATACAGCAAACCATTATTTAAATATAGGAGGTAAAACTGCTGAAGCAACAGGAGGAAGTGAATGGGTAAAATACATGCACCCAAAATATCAAAAAAGAATATTTTTTCCAGATTTATGGACAGAAAAAGAGAAACAAGAGTGGGGAACAAATATAGTATAG
- a CDS encoding peptidoglycan DD-metalloendopeptidase family protein has product MDRKRETRVGNKYSIVLLGIVLLCFIGCKKEEQKPVLEEELAIIEEPEEVLEFGFNLNDFIVKRDTIKKGDSFGEILERNKVGYPAIFQIAEKAKDTFDIRRLQVGKPYTLLCSKDSLEMPKCFIYQPSLEEYVVINFNDSIHAYTSRKPIKYVEKTATGVITNNISETLEEQGLSPRLAYKMADEIYAWTIDFRRLQKGDRFKVIYTDKYIDDTIYTGVHNIKAAYFEHNKEPFYAFEFETDSVKGIVDYFNEEAKNLRRAFLKAPVKFSRISSRYNLKRRIAVYGYRVRPHRGTDFAAPIGTPIMATANGTVTESKRRGGNGNYVKIRHNATYTTQYLHMSRRKAKVGEFVKQGDIIGWVGMTGNTGGPHVCYRFWKNGKEVDPFKQKLPEAKPISDSLKVEYLDFIKPIKYKLDNIFFKPEIKEDQPEQTIITQANS; this is encoded by the coding sequence ATGGACAGAAAAAGAGAAACAAGAGTGGGGAACAAATATAGTATAGTACTATTAGGTATAGTATTATTGTGTTTTATAGGATGTAAAAAAGAAGAACAAAAACCTGTATTAGAAGAGGAATTAGCAATTATAGAAGAACCAGAAGAGGTCTTAGAATTTGGTTTTAATTTAAATGATTTTATTGTAAAGAGAGACACCATTAAAAAAGGAGATAGTTTTGGTGAAATTTTAGAACGCAATAAAGTAGGTTACCCAGCAATATTTCAAATAGCAGAAAAAGCCAAAGACACTTTTGATATCAGACGTCTTCAAGTAGGCAAACCATACACTCTTTTATGCTCTAAAGACTCATTAGAAATGCCTAAATGTTTTATCTATCAACCTAGTTTAGAGGAATATGTGGTGATAAATTTTAATGATTCTATTCATGCTTACACAAGCAGAAAGCCCATTAAATATGTTGAAAAAACAGCAACAGGAGTTATAACTAATAATATTTCTGAAACCTTAGAAGAGCAAGGTTTAAGCCCTAGATTAGCGTATAAAATGGCTGATGAAATTTATGCTTGGACTATAGATTTTAGACGCCTCCAAAAAGGCGACCGTTTCAAAGTTATTTATACAGATAAATATATAGACGATACTATTTATACAGGTGTTCATAATATTAAAGCGGCTTATTTTGAACACAATAAAGAGCCTTTTTATGCTTTTGAGTTTGAAACTGATTCTGTAAAAGGAATCGTAGATTATTTTAATGAAGAAGCTAAAAATTTACGTCGCGCCTTTTTAAAAGCACCAGTAAAGTTTAGTAGAATATCATCTAGGTATAATTTAAAGAGAAGAATTGCAGTTTACGGTTACAGAGTTAGACCACACAGAGGTACAGACTTTGCAGCTCCCATAGGCACACCAATTATGGCAACAGCAAACGGAACGGTTACAGAGTCTAAAAGACGAGGTGGTAATGGTAATTATGTAAAAATAAGACATAACGCAACATATACAACGCAGTATTTACACATGAGTAGAAGAAAAGCTAAAGTTGGTGAGTTTGTAAAACAAGGCGATATTATAGGTTGGGTTGGTATGACAGGTAATACAGGTGGACCACATGTATGCTATCGTTTCTGGAAAAACGGAAAAGAAGTTGATCCTTTTAAACAAAAATTACCAGAGGCAAAACCAATTTCAGACTCATTAAAAGTTGAATATTTAGACTTTATAAAACCTATAAAGTATAAGTTAGATAATATTTTCTTTAAACCAGAAATTAAAGAGGACCAACCAGAACAAACAATAATAACGCAAGCAAATTCATAA
- the pgi gene encoding glucose-6-phosphate isomerase — protein sequence MSLPTINPTTTNSWKKLQKHFEEVKDVHMRNLFAQDADRANKLSVKWDDFYVDFSKNRITSDTIKYLLELADEVKLKDAIKSQFSGDIINQTESRAVLHTALRAPKNADFKVEGVNVMPEIYEVKQKIESFTNDVVNGHRKGYTGETFTDIVNIGIGGSDLGPAMVVDSLQYYKNHLTTHFVSNVDGDHVNEVIKKLNPETTLFVIVSKTFTTQETLSNANTIKDWFLKSAKKETIATHFVAVSTNIKNVKAFGIDENNIFPMWDWVGGRFSLWSAVGLTISLAIGYNNFDNLLQGANKMDEHFKNEDFSTNIPVLLALISVWYNNFFKAESEAIIPYSQYLNQFATYLQQGIMESNGKSVDRNGKPIDYQTGTIIWGESGTNSQHAFFQLIHQGTKLIPADFIGFTKSLHGNQDHQDKLISNFLAQTEALMSGKTEHQVIAEGTQKNIVPFKIFRGNNPTNTIFINKLTPENLGKLIAMYEHKIFVQGVIWNIFSYDQFGVELGKQLANKILQEFNNTAVNEHDSSTQNLLNYYKNIS from the coding sequence ATGTCATTACCTACTATAAACCCTACAACAACAAATTCCTGGAAAAAATTACAAAAGCATTTTGAAGAAGTAAAAGATGTTCACATGAGAAATTTGTTTGCTCAAGACGCAGATAGAGCAAATAAATTATCTGTTAAATGGGACGATTTTTATGTAGATTTTTCAAAAAATAGAATTACTAGCGACACTATAAAGTATTTACTGGAACTAGCAGATGAGGTTAAGTTAAAAGATGCGATTAAAAGTCAGTTTTCAGGTGATATCATTAACCAAACAGAATCAAGAGCTGTTTTACATACCGCGTTGCGTGCACCAAAAAATGCAGACTTTAAAGTTGAAGGTGTTAATGTAATGCCCGAAATTTATGAAGTGAAACAAAAAATTGAAAGCTTCACTAATGATGTTGTAAACGGTCACAGAAAAGGATACACTGGAGAAACATTTACCGATATTGTAAATATTGGAATTGGTGGTTCAGACCTTGGTCCTGCTATGGTAGTAGACTCACTTCAGTATTACAAAAATCATTTAACTACACACTTTGTAAGTAATGTAGATGGAGATCATGTAAATGAAGTTATTAAAAAATTAAATCCAGAAACCACATTATTTGTTATAGTTTCAAAAACATTTACAACTCAAGAAACACTATCGAACGCAAATACAATTAAAGATTGGTTTTTAAAATCAGCAAAGAAAGAAACAATAGCAACACATTTTGTGGCGGTTTCAACCAATATAAAAAATGTAAAAGCTTTTGGAATAGATGAAAATAATATTTTCCCAATGTGGGATTGGGTTGGTGGTCGTTTTTCACTTTGGAGTGCCGTTGGTTTAACTATTAGTTTAGCAATAGGTTACAATAATTTTGATAATCTATTACAAGGGGCAAACAAAATGGATGAACATTTTAAAAATGAAGATTTCTCAACTAATATCCCTGTTTTATTAGCTTTAATTAGCGTATGGTATAATAACTTTTTTAAAGCTGAAAGTGAAGCAATTATTCCTTATTCTCAATACCTAAATCAGTTTGCAACTTATTTGCAACAAGGCATTATGGAAAGTAATGGTAAGAGTGTTGATAGGAATGGTAAACCAATAGATTATCAAACTGGAACTATTATATGGGGAGAGTCTGGAACCAATTCGCAACATGCATTTTTTCAACTAATACATCAAGGTACAAAATTGATACCAGCAGATTTTATTGGGTTTACAAAATCACTTCATGGAAATCAAGATCATCAAGATAAGTTAATTTCAAACTTTTTAGCACAAACAGAAGCTTTAATGAGTGGGAAAACAGAGCATCAAGTAATTGCTGAAGGAACACAGAAGAATATCGTTCCATTTAAAATTTTTAGAGGTAATAACCCAACTAATACCATATTTATTAACAAATTAACACCCGAAAATTTAGGGAAATTAATTGCAATGTATGAGCATAAAATATTTGTTCAAGGAGTTATTTGGAATATATTTAGTTATGATCAGTTTGGTGTGGAATTAGGAAAACAACTAGCTAACAAAATTTTACAAGAATTTAACAATACTGCGGTAAACGAACATGACTCTTCAACTCAAAATTTATTGAATTATTATAAGAATATCTCTTAA
- a CDS encoding TonB-dependent receptor domain-containing protein, giving the protein MKKTTNFLFLAVMLLCSAVIMAQSTITGTVLEAGTNIPLPGANVVEKGTTNGVVTDFDGNFSINTQTSSGEIVISYIGYNSKTVAFTGNADLGAISLESSQFGLEEIQIIASVAVDRKTPVAVSTVRAADIELKLGTQEFPEILKSTPGVYATKAGGGYGDGRINLRGFNSENVAVMINGIPVNDMENGRVFWSNWAGLGDVTSQMQVQRGLGAAKIAVPSIGGTINIVTKTTDVEEGGNVITSIANDGYLKYGLTYSTGLMDNGFAATVSAAKTEGDGYVDGTEFSGVSYFVNISKEINDSHKLSFSAFGAKQRHGQRQNRQLIETYRKSERGRKFNADWGYKNGQVTFQEDNFYHKPQMSINHYWDLNDNTSINTSAYASFGSGGGGGTAGTFKFGFDANTGQGDYRTGNFGPINFDKIVDENIAAGANGAETYLRASRNDHNWYGVLSTLKTNLTEDLVLLAGLDYRNYKGIHFSEVTDLLGAQYALDDGNVNNPNAALKVGDKRDYYNDGLVGWLGAFGQLEYDVNENFNTFISLAASNTSYKRIDYFTYLDSDPLQETDRYNFFGFSAKGGANYRIDANHNVFANLGYFEKAPGFDSVFLNFSNDNINADAPNQKISSFELGYGFRGEKLSANLNLYSTRWNDRTETATFQQPDGTRAAANILGVNAIHQGIELDFIFRATSKLDITGMASLGDWRWDSNVTDVSILDEDQNVVETVDLYIKDLHVADAAQTTAALGVNYKFAPDTRLILDYNYYADIYADFDPSDRGVEGAPDAWKMPDYGLFDVAMTHGFKFGPFDASLTARMNNVFDTEYISDAQDGTGSVTETALVYFGYGRTFSIGAKLNF; this is encoded by the coding sequence ATGAAAAAAACTACTAATTTTTTATTCCTAGCTGTAATGCTTTTGTGCTCTGCAGTTATAATGGCACAAAGCACTATCACAGGTACTGTTTTAGAGGCTGGAACTAACATTCCATTGCCAGGGGCAAACGTTGTTGAAAAAGGTACAACCAATGGAGTTGTTACAGACTTTGATGGAAACTTTTCAATCAACACTCAAACAAGCTCTGGAGAAATTGTTATATCCTATATTGGTTATAACTCTAAGACTGTTGCTTTTACTGGAAATGCTGATTTAGGAGCTATTTCTTTAGAATCAAGTCAATTTGGACTTGAAGAAATACAAATTATTGCCTCTGTTGCAGTAGATAGAAAAACACCAGTAGCAGTATCAACTGTTAGAGCAGCTGATATTGAACTAAAGCTGGGAACTCAAGAATTTCCTGAAATTTTAAAATCTACACCAGGTGTTTATGCAACAAAAGCTGGTGGTGGTTATGGTGATGGTAGAATAAACCTTCGTGGATTTAATTCTGAAAATGTTGCGGTAATGATTAATGGTATTCCAGTAAACGACATGGAAAATGGTCGTGTGTTTTGGAGTAACTGGGCTGGTCTTGGAGATGTAACAAGTCAAATGCAAGTACAAAGAGGTTTAGGAGCTGCGAAAATTGCAGTGCCTTCTATTGGTGGTACAATTAACATAGTTACAAAAACTACAGATGTTGAAGAAGGAGGAAATGTTATAACCTCAATAGCTAATGATGGTTACTTGAAATATGGCTTAACTTACTCTACTGGTTTAATGGATAACGGTTTTGCTGCTACAGTATCTGCTGCAAAAACTGAAGGCGATGGATATGTTGATGGTACTGAGTTTTCTGGGGTGTCATATTTTGTTAATATTTCTAAAGAAATTAATGATTCACACAAGTTGTCATTTTCAGCATTTGGTGCTAAACAACGTCACGGACAAAGACAAAACAGACAGTTAATCGAAACGTATAGAAAAAGTGAAAGAGGTAGAAAATTTAATGCCGATTGGGGTTATAAAAACGGACAAGTAACTTTTCAAGAAGACAACTTTTACCACAAACCACAAATGTCTATAAACCATTATTGGGACTTAAATGATAATACTTCAATTAATACTTCTGCTTACGCATCATTTGGATCTGGTGGAGGTGGTGGTACTGCCGGAACTTTTAAATTCGGATTTGATGCTAATACTGGGCAAGGTGATTATAGAACAGGTAATTTTGGTCCAATAAATTTTGATAAAATAGTAGACGAAAATATTGCTGCAGGTGCAAATGGTGCAGAAACCTATTTAAGAGCATCACGTAACGATCATAACTGGTATGGTGTACTTTCTACTTTAAAAACAAACCTAACCGAAGATTTAGTTTTATTAGCTGGTTTAGATTATAGAAACTACAAAGGGATACATTTCTCAGAAGTAACAGATTTATTAGGTGCTCAATATGCTTTAGATGATGGTAACGTAAACAATCCAAATGCAGCACTTAAAGTAGGAGACAAAAGAGATTATTATAATGATGGTTTAGTTGGTTGGTTAGGAGCCTTTGGTCAATTAGAGTATGATGTAAATGAAAACTTCAATACATTTATATCGTTAGCAGCCTCTAATACATCTTATAAAAGAATAGATTATTTCACTTATTTAGATTCTGATCCATTGCAAGAAACAGATCGTTATAACTTCTTTGGGTTTAGTGCAAAAGGTGGTGCTAATTATAGAATAGATGCAAATCATAATGTGTTTGCTAACTTAGGTTATTTTGAAAAAGCACCAGGATTTGATTCTGTATTCTTAAACTTTAGTAATGATAATATAAATGCTGATGCGCCAAACCAAAAAATATCAAGTTTTGAATTAGGCTATGGTTTTAGAGGGGAAAAATTATCTGCTAATTTAAACCTTTATAGCACAAGATGGAATGATAGAACTGAAACTGCAACATTCCAACAACCTGATGGTACTAGAGCCGCAGCAAATATTTTAGGGGTAAATGCAATTCATCAAGGTATCGAGTTAGATTTTATCTTTAGAGCAACTAGTAAATTAGATATTACTGGTATGGCATCACTGGGAGATTGGAGATGGGATAGCAACGTGACAGATGTTTCTATTCTTGATGAAGACCAAAATGTAGTTGAAACGGTTGATTTATATATAAAAGATTTACATGTAGCAGATGCAGCTCAAACTACTGCAGCTTTAGGAGTGAATTATAAGTTTGCACCAGATACTAGACTTATTTTAGATTATAACTATTACGCAGATATATATGCAGATTTCGATCCTAGTGATCGTGGTGTAGAAGGTGCGCCTGATGCATGGAAAATGCCTGATTATGGCTTATTTGATGTTGCTATGACACATGGATTTAAGTTTGGTCCTTTCGATGCTAG